A genomic region of Pelodiscus sinensis isolate JC-2024 chromosome 1, ASM4963464v1, whole genome shotgun sequence contains the following coding sequences:
- the LOC142826513 gene encoding uncharacterized protein LOC142826513, producing MSQPSEGSQPSTAPHDQPGGSREPARGRKRRAPAWSSAEIVDLIEVWGEASNVHDLRTSHRNAAVYGRMAASLAARGHQRSREQVRCKIKDLRQSYSRACLPGADPEACPHFHALDRILGPHAVPAPRDVIDPGAEGPLLDTEEEEEGSESQEPAASLPRTRDPRGTPQSRSPASSEAGEASTSAAPGPAGRTTPPAAAARARASRTARNQEDYQRRHLRFLDRQLRLQDHWVQEDLRLRQRSLEALEEQGRALRGHLQSLLDRFPFPPPPAPPLAPPLAPPAPPLAPPLAPPAPPLAPPLAPPAPPLAPPLAPPAPPLAPPAPPLAPPLAPPAPPLAPPLAPPAPPAPPASAPASSTPPVLSAPPSTTIPHRRPRTRSVARRERHPDSHP from the exons atgagccagccatccgagggctcccagccctccactgctccccacgaccagcctggcggctcccgggagcctgcccgggggcgcaaaaggcgggcgcccgcctggtcaagtgcggagatcgtggacctcatcgaggtttggggggaagcctcaaatgtccacgatctccgcactagccaccggaacgcggccgtctatggacgcatggctgccagcctggccgccaggggccaccagcgcagccgggagcaggtgcgctgcaagattaaagacttgcggcagtcctactcccgggcctgcctgccaggggctgacccggaggcctgcccccacttccatgccctggaccgcatcctggggcctcatgccgtccctgccccccgggacgtgattgaccccggggcagagggaccgctcctggacaccgaggaggaggaagagggctctgagagccaggagcctgctgccagccttcccaggacccgggacccccgaggcaccccacagagccgctcgcctgcatcatcagaggccggggaggcgtccacct ctgcagcaccggggcctgcagggcgcaccaccccgcctgcagcagccgcccgcgcccgggcaagcaggacagccaggaaccaggaggactaccagaggcggcatctccggttcctggaccgacagctccgtctccaggaccactgggtccaggaggacctcaggctgcgccagaggagtctggaggccctggaggagcagggccgtgccctgcgaggccacctccagagcctgctcgaccgctttccatttcctcctccccctgctccccctcttgctccccctcttgctccccctgctccccctcttgctccccctcttgctccccctgctccccctcttgctccccctcttgctccccctgctccccctcttgctccccctcttgctccccctgctccccctcttgctccccctgctccccctcttgctccccctcttgctccccctgctccccctcttgctccccctcttgctccccctgctcctcctgctcctcctgcttccgctcctgcttcctccacaccccctgtcctctctgcccccccctccacaaccattccccaccgacgcccccggacccgcagtgtggcgagacgggagaggcacccagactcccacccctga